TGCCCAATTTAACACTCGATGAATTTTATCTAAGTTTATTAGTTCTATTTTTCCATTGCGTTTTGTAACAAATAGCATTTGATTCATATCATTTTTTTACCTAATTTAAGATGAAGATAATAAATATATTTATTATTTATATTTATGGTAGAAATATTAAATTTTTTTAAAAGATTTTATTGTTGCATAAGTATTTGAATATTTAAGATGAATAATATACTAAATATAGTTTAAATTATAAAATAAAGAATATATATTTTGTAATATTAACGAAAGATTTAGTAGAGAAATTTTTTTTGCTTGTTATATTTTTTTAATAATTATATTAACTCATAAGTGTTTTAAAATTAGTGGATAACATTTATACGCTGTTTAGATGTAATGCGTTTGCTTTTTGTAATGCGACAACTTTTTCTTTTTTTGAAGTTCGGATAATGATAACACCTTGCGTATTTCGTCCTAATATTCCTATTTCTAAAACTCTTGTTCTGACTAATGTCCCTGCATTAGTAATTATAATAATTTGATCTTGATTTACAACTTGCATTGTTCCAATCACAATGCCATTTTTTTTAGTAATTTTCATAGCAATAGTTCCTTGAGTAGCTCTGGATTTTATTGGAAACTCATGAATTTCAGTTCGTTTACCATATCCATGTTCTGTAATAAGTAATATATTTCCATGTTTTTTCGGGACTACTAAGGACACTACTTTATCTGATTTTTTTATTTTAATACCTTGGACGCCTATAGCAGTTCTTCCAGTTTTTCTAACTAGTATTTCAGAAAAATGAACAGCTTTTCCTTGCGCAGTAAATAACATAATAGTATTATTGCCATTAGTCAATGATACTCCAATTAATTCGTCATCTGCTTTTAAATTAATAGCAATTATACCTTTTGTTCTTGGTTTTTTAAATTCGTATAAACTTGTTTTTTTGACCATTCCTTTAGAAGTTGCCATAAATATATTTATACTGTCTTTATATTCTGAAATGGGTAATATTGCAGTTATTCTTTCGTTTGAACTTAAAGGTAATAAATTTACGATTGGGCGCCCGCGAGCGTGTCTACTAGCTTCAGGTAATTGGTATACTTTCATCCAATATAAGATTCCTTTGCTAGAGAAACAGAGAATTATATCATGTGTATTAGCTACTAATAAGTTTTCTATAAAGTCTTCTTCTTTTGTTTTTACTGCTAATTTTCCCTTTCCTCCTCTTTTTTGTGCTTCATAGCTAGACAATAGTTGATATTTTACATATCCTGAATATGACAATGTAATAACTACATTTTCTTTATTTATTAAATCAGATGTATTAATATCAGAGTAATTTACGTTTATTTTAGTGCGTCGTTTGTCACCAAAGTTATCACGAATCTTGATTAGTTCATCTTTCATAATTTTAGTTAAAATATTATTATTTTTTAATATATTTTCTAAATTATTTGATGTTTTAAAAAGTTGTTTGTATTCAGAAATTAATTTTTTATGTTCTAAATGAGTTAATTTTTGCAGACGTAACTCTAAAATTGCTTGAATTTGTTCTGGAGTTAAGAAAAATTTTTGTGTATCTATTGGACGTAATTTTTTATCATATGGTGTTAAAGAATGTGCATTTTTTTTTAGGATTTGTGTGTATTGTGCATGTTTTGAATACCAATGATATGTTTTTAATTTATTTTTAGCTTCTTCTAATGTGGAAGATTTTTTAATTAAATTTATGATAAGATCTATATTATCTAAAGATATAATTAATCCTTCCAAAATATGTATTTTTTTTCTTATTTTGTTAAGTTCAAACAAACTACGGCGCATTATTATTTTTCGCCTGTGATTTATAAAGGCATTTAAAATTTCTTTTAAAGTCATTACTTTTGGTTGACCGTGAATCAAAGCTACCATATTAATACCAAACGATATTTCTAATTGTGTTAAAGAATATAATTGATTAAGAATTATTTCTGCTTTTGTCTCTTTTTTAATTTCAATAACGATTCTCATTCCTTCTTTATCTGATTCATCTCGTAACGTAGTAATGCCTTCTATTTTTTTTTCTTTTACTAAATTAGCTATTCCTTTAATAACTCGTGCTTTATTCACTTGATATGGTAATTCATATATAATTATTGATTTTTTTTTTGTTTTTTTTTGGATTTCTATGATACTTTTAGCACGAATATAAATTTTACCTTTTCCTGTTTTATATGCTTTTTCTATTCCCCTTTTACCATTTATTAATCCAGCTGTAGGGAAATCTGGACCAGGAATATGTTCCATAAGTTTTTTTAAAGTAATGTTTTGATCGTCAATAAACGCTAAACATCCATTAATTACTTCTTTAATATTATGAGGAGGTATATTAGTTGCCATTCCTACTGCAATACCAGAAGATCCATTAATAAGTAAATTTGGGATTTTAGCTGGTAGTACTTCGGGAATTTTTTCTGTTCCATCATAATTTGAAAAAAAAGATACTGTGTTTTTATCTAGATCATTCAGCAATTCGTATGCAATTTTAGACATTCTTATTTCGGTATATCTCATTGCTGCTGCTGAATCTCCATCTATTGAACCAAAGTTTCCTTGCCCGTCAATTAATACATATCTTAGTGAAAATGGTTGTGCCATTCTAACTATTGCGTCATATACTGCTGTATCGCCATGTGGGTGATATTTTCCAATAACATCGCCTACTATCCTGGCTGATTTTTTATATGTTTTATTCCAATCATTATTTAGTACTTTCATCGCAAAAAGTATTCTCCTGTGAACTGGTTTTAAACCATCTCGTACATCAGGTAAAGCGCGACCAATAATAACCGACATAGCATAATCTAAATATGAATTTTTTAATTCATCTTCAATATCAATTTTAATAATTTCCTTGGCAACTTCTTTCATAACATTAATTTCTCTAGGATTCTTGAATTTAAAAATAGTACTATCATACTATAATAAAATGAAGTTTATTATAAAGAAAACATTATTTTTAAAATGTCGTTAATGATTTTAATATTTGAAGACAAATTATGGAATGGTAAACATTTTGTAAATAAAATTTAATTTTAATACTTCAATTGCATTATGTTGTCATGAAAAAATAATATTATAACAATTTTGAAAGTTACAATATTATTAATATACACCATGTTAGCGTGTTAGAATTTTTGCTTTTGTATTTTTCGTTTTAGATTCACAGTATAATAAAATAGTTAAACATGAATTTTATGGATTTACAAAAACGTTGTGTTAGATTTTTTTATAATGTATGATTATTCATTACATTAATTTTAAAAATAAAATTTAATAGCATCTTTAGTAAAATATATTCGTGTTCTTGATACATATTTTAGTTGACATAGTAAAAATTTTAATTAATTAGCGCGTGGCATAAATAATAAGCATTAATAAGTTTATTTTGTATAAAATGAGGTATTCATTATGAATAATGAAGAACAAAAGTTGATAGAAAACTTATTTTCACGACTGTATAAAGCTGAATCTGATTTTCCTAATCGAGATAAAAATGCTGAACAGTTAATAAATGATTTATTACGTAAGCAACCAAGTTCATCATATTATATGACACAAACGATTTTAGTACAAGAAATGATAATTGAGAAATTAAATGCAAAAATTCTTGAATTAGAAAAGAATTTATCTATGAATGAGAAACAAACTAAACATGGTTCTTTTGGTTTTTTATCGGGTTTATTTAAATCTAAGAAAAAAGAAATAGATGCATGTAATCAAGGTAATAAAGCAGGTAATCATAAGGATGATATTTCAAAACGTCCTATAATGGATTGTTTAAATAATAATGTAGGAAAAACAACATCGGTTTTAGGAAGGGAAACTATTTATAATACTTCTAATAATTCTATGTCAGGATTTCTTAGTGGGTCTTTGCAAACTGCTGCAGGTGTAGCTGGTGGTATGGTAATGGCTAATTTATTAATGAATTTATTTCAGCACAAAAGACCTGAAGAAGAAATGATTGATCAAATTAGTCACAATCCTACACCTGTTAGTGCTGATTCTGATGACCTTGTTAATAATAATATGAACAATGATAAACATGATGTTGCAAGTTCGGATTATATAAATGACGAACATGAATATGGAGAACATGTTAAAAACGATCACCAACTTCATGATTCTCCATTATGTTCAGATGTTTCAGATAGCACTAGTAATAATAATTATGATGAAAGTCTTAATTTTAGTAATGACAATAATAATAGTAGTTTTAATGATTTTGATGATGACAATTTTATATAAATAAAGTACAATTGCACAATTTTTAAATTATAAATCCTTAATATATTTTAAGTTATTATTCATATTTTTGACCATAAAACCAGCAATCAAAAATTTTACTTATGCTGGTTTGTCATGGTTTTACAACTTCTTTAAAATAAAGACTACGTAATTTAGGTTCATTTTTTAGAAATTTTTTCCAAATATTTGTGTATGCCTTCTTGGGTAGTTTTTATACCGGTATCTCCTTTTTTCCAATTAGCTGGGCATACTTCTCCGTATTTTTCGTAAAAGTGAAGAGCATCTATCATTCTCAGTGTTTCTGATATGTTTCTTCCAAATGGTAAATCGTTGATAGTTTGATGTCGAATGATTCTATTTTTATCAATTAAAAATGTTGCTCTTAATGCAACTCCTAATTGAGGATGTTCAATACCATAAGAACGTTGTATTTCTCTTTTTAAATCTGAAACCATAGTAAAATTTATTTTATCTATTTGTCCATTGTGAGATAAAGTGTTTCTCCATGCATGGTGTACATAAACTGAATCTATGGAAACACCTATTAGTTTAACATTTCGTTTTTTAAACTTAGATAATTCTTGATTGAATGCTATAATTTCTGATGGACATACGAAAGTAAAATCCATTGGCCAAAAAAATAATATACTAGTTTGGTTATTAGTGAATTCTTTAAAGTTAAAATTATTAATGATGTCACCATTACATGAAATAGCTGAAGCGGTAAAATCTGGAGCTGGATAAGTTACTAAAACCATATTTTATAATTCCTATTTAATAAAATGAATTTGTAGTAAAAATATAATAAGTAGGTTAGATTATATGTGATTTATAATTATATTAAAAGATCATTAAGATGGATAAGTTAAAATAATGTTTAAATATAATTATTTAAAGAATGTAAGTTTAAGATGCGTATTAATAACTAAATGTAAGAAGAGTATTATTAATTTTGTGCAACATTATTTAAATATATGAGGCGTAAAAACTTATATGGATAATCGTACATTATTAAATTGGTCTAGTATATTAAAAAATGAAAAAAAAAAATATTATTTTATTAATATAATAAATCATCTTTTTTTTGAACGTCAAAAAAAGATGATTTTCCCGCCTAAAGGAAAGGTATTTAATGCTTTTGTACATACACAATTGTATGATATAAAAGTGGTAATACTTGGACAAGATCCTTATTATAAAATAAATCAGGCGCATGGTTTGGCTTTTTCTGTTGAAAATATAGTAAAATTTATTCCTTCGTCTTTAAAAAATATTCAAAAAGAAATAATTAGTGATTTAGGTCAAAATCGCTCATTTTCGCATGGTTGTTTAACAAAATGGGCGTTACAAGGGGTTTTTTTATTAAATTCAGTTTTAACAGTGGAGGCTGGTAAACCTGGATCTCACTATAAGTTAGGTTGGGAACGTTTTACTAATAAGGTTATTAGTATTATTAATGAATATTGTAAAGGTGTAGTATTTTTGTTATGGGGTTCATATGCTCAAAAAAAAATATGTTTAATAGATAGAACTCGACATTATATTTTGTTAGCGCCGCATCCATCACCATTATCAGCTTATCGAGGATTTTTTGGATGCCGCCATTTTTCAAAAACAAACAAAATACTCAAACAACAGAACAAAAGTCCTATTAATTGGTTTTTTTAATTTTTAAATAATGTATAAAACATGCTTTGTTTTATAAATCTATTTTATATAATTTTAGTATGTTCGTAAATTAAGAACTATTATGTTTTTTTGTCTTTCGAAAGTTTTACTATAGCTTTTCGAATAATTTTTTCGTGGAACGTATAACCATCTTGAATTATTTCAGAAACATAGTATTCATTAATATTTTTACAGTTTTCATTTGGTATCGTTGTGTGTAATTTAGGATCAAATAGTTTTCCTTTTTTATTGTTTATTTTTAACCCAAATTTTTCAGTAACGGTTAATAATGATTTTAGTATTAATGGAATTCCTTGAATCATATTATTGTCTTTAATATTATTGTATTTATTAATATCTTTTCTTATATTTTTTAAACTGTCTATAATAGGAATTAAATTTCTGAAAAAATTTTCTAGTTGTGTGTCTATTATTATTTTGATCTTGTTTTTAGTATTTTTATTTATATTCTCTATTTCAGCTTGTTCTCGTAACTTCACTTCGGAAATATGTTTCTTAATTTCAAGTATTTTTTGTTTTAAAGAATTTATTTTATCTTGATTTTGACAATCATCGCTCACGTTGTTTTGAGTAATTGTTGTGTTATTTAGATCGTTTTTAGATTCAGTTTGAGTTTCTTTTTTATGTTTATCTATATCATTCATAAATATTCCTTTTAAAATTATGGTTGAGTTTATTAATTTATATATTGAATTGCGTAGTATTGAATATTTATCTTTATAAGATGAATAAATTTTATTATAAGGAAACTATTTTTGTGAAATACTATTTTAGCTCTATTGGGATAGTTGGTCATCCTCGTTACGATAGTGCATTAAATACACATAAATTATTGCACAGTTGGTTAGTTAATAAAGGATATAATGTAATTATTGAAAATAAAGTAGCACATAAATTAAGATTAAAAAATATAAATTTTGATTCTTTAGCTAATATAGGAAAAAAATGTGATTTAGCAATAGTGGTTGGTGGTGATGGAAATATGTTATGTGCTGCTCGTATTTTATCTTGTTATAATATAAAAATAATTGGAATTAATCGAGGAAATTTAGGATTTTTGACTGATTTAAATCCAGATACAGCGTTTCAACAATTATATAATGTATTATCTGGAGAATATTTTATAGAAAAACGTTTTTTATTAGAAGTAAAAATTGTTAAAGAAAATGGCACTGCTTTAATTAATACTGCTATTAATGAAGTTGTTTTACATGCTGGACATGTAGCTCATATGATTGATTTTGAAGTGTATATAAATAATGAATTTGCTTTTTCTCAACGTTCAGATGGATTAATTATTTCTACTCCTACGGGATCTACTGGATATTCGTTATCAGCAGGAGGTCCTATTCTTGTTTCTTCACTAGAAGCTATGGTATTAATTCCGATGTTTCCGCATACTTTATCATCTCGCCCATTAGTTATTAATAGTACTAGTATTGTTTATTTAAAATTTAAAAAACATATACATTCTGAATTAAAAATTAGTTGCGATAGTCAAGTGATATTACCATTAAACAGTAAGGATAATATTTTTGTAAAAAAGAGTAAGAAATTTTTATGTTTGTTACATCCTAAAAATTATAATTATTTTAATGTTTTAAGTTCGAAGTTAAATTGGTCTAAAAGATTCTAATTTATTTCGTGAATTTCCAATTTAATGTTTTTATGTTTTTGTAATTTTTTTAAACTTTTGGAGCTGGCGGGATTCGAACCCGCGTCCAAAATTTTTACGACTTCAGATACTACATGCTTAGTCTATTATCTTTTCTTATCTATCGATGTATAGACTCATTATAGATATATATTTTGAAGTTTTTATTTAGCAACAAAAAATCTTTCAAAATAGATTTGAGTTGCGATCTCTTTAGATTAACCTTCTATATAAATTAAACATTAAGAGAATATGTTTAAAAGAAGGGCTTTATTCAGATTATTAAGCTGCTAAAGCGTATTGATTTTGTTTTGCTACTATTTTTTATGGTTTTTTAACGAGGCAAACCATCCTCGGCATGCACATCAGTTTTCAATAATTTTGTCAAATCCAATATCAGCCCCTCACGTCACATTATACATTATATATAACAAAATAGTCTACAATATATTAAAAATTTTTATTAAAATTGTATTAATTGAATTATATGGCAAGTATAATGTTTAGTAAAATAAAAGGAGTAATAAAACTTATATGAATGATATTATAAAAAAAATTCAAAACCAAATACAAAATAATCCAATTATAATTTATATGAAAGGATCTCCTGATGCTCCTAGTTGTGGATTTTCTGCTCAGGCAGTGCACGCTATTTCTTCGTGTGGCAAAAAATTTGCATATATAGATGTTCTCAAAAATCCAGATATTAGATTAGAGTTACCAAAATATGCTAATTGGCCAACATTTCCTCAGTTATGGGTAAATGGAGAATTAATTGGTGGATGTAACATCATTTTAGAATTATTTCAGAAGGGAGAGTTAAAAAAAACAATTTCTATATGCGATAAATTAAATAGTTAAAAAAACTTTAAAAACATATAGAAATAGATGTAAAATTTTATTGATGTTATAATATTAAAATTATTTATAATTTTATTGTTCGTGTATCATTGGGTGGCCATCCGCCCAATGTTTTCCAGCGATTAACAATTTTACAAAATAAGTTTGCTGTTTGTTGTGTGTCATATAGAGCTGAATGTGCCTGATTGTTATCAAAAGTTAACCCAATAGCTTTGCATGCTCTTGCTAAAACAGTTTGTCCTACTGCTAATCCACTCAAAGTTGCTGTATCAAAAATAACGAACGAATGAAATGGATTGTTTTTAATTTTAGTTCTAGTGATGGCAGCTGTTAAAAAATTATAATCAAAAATAGCATTATGTGCTACTATTATACTTTTAGTACAATTATTAGATTTTATTCCCTTGTGAATTAAATTGAATATAGAATATAATGCTTCATATTCACTAATTGCTCTACGTAATGGACTGAATGGATCAATACCATGAAATTCAATTGCTTTTTTATCAAT
Above is a window of Buchnera aphidicola str. Bp (Baizongia pistaciae) DNA encoding:
- a CDS encoding DUF2076 domain-containing protein yields the protein MNNEEQKLIENLFSRLYKAESDFPNRDKNAEQLINDLLRKQPSSSYYMTQTILVQEMIIEKLNAKILELEKNLSMNEKQTKHGSFGFLSGLFKSKKKEIDACNQGNKAGNHKDDISKRPIMDCLNNNVGKTTSVLGRETIYNTSNNSMSGFLSGSLQTAAGVAGGMVMANLLMNLFQHKRPEEEMIDQISHNPTPVSADSDDLVNNNMNNDKHDVASSDYINDEHEYGEHVKNDHQLHDSPLCSDVSDSTSNNNYDESLNFSNDNNNSSFNDFDDDNFI
- the ung gene encoding uracil-DNA glycosylase, which produces MDNRTLLNWSSILKNEKKKYYFINIINHLFFERQKKMIFPPKGKVFNAFVHTQLYDIKVVILGQDPYYKINQAHGLAFSVENIVKFIPSSLKNIQKEIISDLGQNRSFSHGCLTKWALQGVFLLNSVLTVEAGKPGSHYKLGWERFTNKVISIINEYCKGVVFLLWGSYAQKKICLIDRTRHYILLAPHPSPLSAYRGFFGCRHFSKTNKILKQQNKSPINWFF
- the rnt gene encoding ribonuclease T; translated protein: MCYSKINNSLRKRFRTFYPVVIDIETAGFNPETDAILEIAIITLKMNEFGLLEKEHLLHFHIQPFKGSRIDKKAIEFHGIDPFSPLRRAISEYEALYSIFNLIHKGIKSNNCTKSIIVAHNAIFDYNFLTAAITRTKIKNNPFHSFVIFDTATLSGLAVGQTVLARACKAIGLTFDNNQAHSALYDTQQTANLFCKIVNRWKTLGGWPPNDTRTIKL
- the grxD gene encoding Grx4 family monothiol glutaredoxin, producing the protein MNDIIKKIQNQIQNNPIIIYMKGSPDAPSCGFSAQAVHAISSCGKKFAYIDVLKNPDIRLELPKYANWPTFPQLWVNGELIGGCNIILELFQKGELKKTISICDKLNS
- a CDS encoding peroxiredoxin; this translates as MVLVTYPAPDFTASAISCNGDIINNFNFKEFTNNQTSILFFWPMDFTFVCPSEIIAFNQELSKFKKRNVKLIGVSIDSVYVHHAWRNTLSHNGQIDKINFTMVSDLKREIQRSYGIEHPQLGVALRATFLIDKNRIIRHQTINDLPFGRNISETLRMIDALHFYEKYGEVCPANWKKGDTGIKTTQEGIHKYLEKISKK
- the nadK gene encoding NAD(+) kinase — encoded protein: MKYYFSSIGIVGHPRYDSALNTHKLLHSWLVNKGYNVIIENKVAHKLRLKNINFDSLANIGKKCDLAIVVGGDGNMLCAARILSCYNIKIIGINRGNLGFLTDLNPDTAFQQLYNVLSGEYFIEKRFLLEVKIVKENGTALINTAINEVVLHAGHVAHMIDFEVYINNEFAFSQRSDGLIISTPTGSTGYSLSAGGPILVSSLEAMVLIPMFPHTLSSRPLVINSTSIVYLKFKKHIHSELKISCDSQVILPLNSKDNIFVKKSKKFLCLLHPKNYNYFNVLSSKLNWSKRF
- the gyrA gene encoding DNA topoisomerase (ATP-hydrolyzing) subunit A — protein: MKEVAKEIIKIDIEDELKNSYLDYAMSVIIGRALPDVRDGLKPVHRRILFAMKVLNNDWNKTYKKSARIVGDVIGKYHPHGDTAVYDAIVRMAQPFSLRYVLIDGQGNFGSIDGDSAAAMRYTEIRMSKIAYELLNDLDKNTVSFFSNYDGTEKIPEVLPAKIPNLLINGSSGIAVGMATNIPPHNIKEVINGCLAFIDDQNITLKKLMEHIPGPDFPTAGLINGKRGIEKAYKTGKGKIYIRAKSIIEIQKKTKKKSIIIYELPYQVNKARVIKGIANLVKEKKIEGITTLRDESDKEGMRIVIEIKKETKAEIILNQLYSLTQLEISFGINMVALIHGQPKVMTLKEILNAFINHRRKIIMRRSLFELNKIRKKIHILEGLIISLDNIDLIINLIKKSSTLEEAKNKLKTYHWYSKHAQYTQILKKNAHSLTPYDKKLRPIDTQKFFLTPEQIQAILELRLQKLTHLEHKKLISEYKQLFKTSNNLENILKNNNILTKIMKDELIKIRDNFGDKRRTKINVNYSDINTSDLINKENVVITLSYSGYVKYQLLSSYEAQKRGGKGKLAVKTKEEDFIENLLVANTHDIILCFSSKGILYWMKVYQLPEASRHARGRPIVNLLPLSSNERITAILPISEYKDSINIFMATSKGMVKKTSLYEFKKPRTKGIIAINLKADDELIGVSLTNGNNTIMLFTAQGKAVHFSEILVRKTGRTAIGVQGIKIKKSDKVVSLVVPKKHGNILLITEHGYGKRTEIHEFPIKSRATQGTIAMKITKKNGIVIGTMQVVNQDQIIIITNAGTLVRTRVLEIGILGRNTQGVIIIRTSKKEKVVALQKANALHLNSV
- a CDS encoding nucleotide exchange factor GrpE, which encodes MNDIDKHKKETQTESKNDLNNTTITQNNVSDDCQNQDKINSLKQKILEIKKHISEVKLREQAEIENINKNTKNKIKIIIDTQLENFFRNLIPIIDSLKNIRKDINKYNNIKDNNMIQGIPLILKSLLTVTEKFGLKINNKKGKLFDPKLHTTIPNENCKNINEYYVSEIIQDGYTFHEKIIRKAIVKLSKDKKT